From Corvus cornix cornix isolate S_Up_H32 chromosome 15, ASM73873v5, whole genome shotgun sequence, one genomic window encodes:
- the FOXN4 gene encoding forkhead box protein N4, whose amino-acid sequence MLGAGQLRRGKFKPGPERGPAAGPAHRAPAELRPRAPPDRLLASDPSQLSEDELPGDLQSLSWLTSVDVPRLQQMASGRMDFSLGAQNAMLQQTGPVGSTMHSTPGAMIHVQASLPQGILGLNSISTHGANMSPYAVGGQLSPGLQTQQQLFPPPPPHPPPPHSQQVFALAQNPQQCNPAAIYNTSYGTQPHYSQPRLAPHSAQELHPKHYPKPIYSYSCLIAMALKNSKTGSLPVSEIYSFMKEHFPYFKTAPDGWKNSVRHNLSLNKCFEKVENKLSGTSRKGCLWALNPAKIDKMEEEMQKWKRKDLAAIHRSMANPEELDKLITDRPESCRRPSKQAEPEGPPLGRISVSQLQPQPIMTLSLQSLPLHHQLQTQARLAPNSPAPAQTPPLHTLPDMSHSPLPHHPMGRAPDFPNVAVDMSTEVDALDPSIMDFALQGNIWEEMKDESFSLDTLGAFSNSPLHLSDCELGTPGLTPVSSSSDRSFSDLQVTGLYTTYTTLDNVAAAQYMNPQGNKPIPLL is encoded by the exons aTGCTCGGGGCTGGACAGCTCCGGAGAGGGAAATTTAAACCGGGGCcggagcgcggccccgccgccggccccgcgcacCGAGCGCCCGCCGAGCTccggccccgggccccgccCGACAG aCTCCTGGCTTCAGACCCATCCCAGCTGAGTGAGGATGAGCTCCCGGGGGATTTGCAGTCCCTGTCCTGGCTGACTTCTGTGGATGTGCCTCGGCTCCAACAGATGGCCAGTGGGAGAATGGATTTCAGCCTGGGGGCCCAGAATGCCATGCTCCAGCAGACAG GTCCTGTGGGCAGCACGATGCACTCGACACCCGGAGCAATGATCCACGTCCAGGCCAGCCTCCCACAGGGAATCCTGGGCCTCAATTCCATCTCAACACATGGAGCAAAT ATGAGCCCCTACGCTGTGGGTGGGCAGCTGTCCCCTGGTTTGCAAACACAGCAacagctcttccctcctcctcctcctcatcctcctcctcctcactcccAGCAGGTGTTTGCCCTGGCCCAGAACCCCCAGCAG TGTAACCCAGCAGCAATCTACAACACCTCCTATGGGACACAGCCACACTATTCCCAGCCACGCCTGGCTCCCCACTCTGCCCAGGAGCTGCATCCAAAGCATTATCCCAAGCCCATTTATTCCTACAG CTGTTTGATCGCGATGGCGCTGAAGAACAGCAAGACCGGGAGCCTGCCCGTGAGCGAGATCTACAGCTTCATGAAGGAGCACTTCCCCTACTTCAAG aCAGCCCCCGACGGGTGGAAGAATTCCGTGCGCCACAACCTGTCCCTGAACAAGTGCTTTGAGAAGGTGGAGAACAAACTGAGCGGGACCTCCCGCAAGGGCTGCCTGTGGGCCCTCAACCCCGCCAAGATCGACAAGATGGAGGAGGAGATGCAGAAGTGGAAGAGGAAGGATTTGGCTGCTATTCACAGGAGCATGGCGAACCCAG aggagctggacaAGCTGATCACGGACAGACCCGAGAGCTGCAGGCGGCCCAGCAAACAGGCAGAGCCCGAGGGGCCCCCCCTGGGCCGGATCTCCgtgtcccagctccagccccagcccatcATGACACTGTCCCTGCAGTCCCTCCCCCTGCACCACCAGCTCCAGACCCAGGCTCGCCTCGCCCCCAACTCCCCAGCACCTGCACAAACGCCTCCTCTGCACACCCTGCCCGACATGAGCCACAGCCCCCTGCCCCACCATCCCATGGGACGCGCCCCGGACTTCCCGAACGTGGCGGTGGACATGAGCACGGAGGTGGATGCTCTGGATCCGAGCATTATGGATTTCGCCCTGCAAG GGAACATTTGGGAGGAGATGAAAGACGAAAGCTTCAGCCTGGACACCCTGGGTGCCTTCAGCAACTCCCCCCTGCATCTCTCCGACTGTGAGCTGGGCACGCCCGGCCTCACGCCCGTGTCCAGCAGCAGTGACCGCTCCTTCTCCGACCTGCAGGTCACTGGCCTTTACACCACCTACACCACCCTGGACAATGTGGCAGCTGCTCAGTACATGAACCCCCAAGGCAACAAAcccatccctctgctctga